A segment of the Aridibaculum aurantiacum genome:
GCAGCTACTAAAAAATCGGCTGCAGTGTAAGTTGTTTTAGTAATTTGACCGCCATTAACCTGACTTATGAGAATTTTGAAACCTCTGTTGCTGGCCCTTCTTGTGTTCAGTAGCATTTCTTCTTTTAGCCAATACTATTATTACAATGATAGATACTACGACCGTGACCTGCTTTTTGAATTAGGTGGTGGAGTAGGCGGTATGAACAGCATAACCGACATCGGTGGTTCGAAAAGCAAAGGCGGCATGTATATCAACGACATCAACCTAAGCCAGACTAAACTTTCCGGGAACATATTTTTTGGCATAATGTACCGCCAGCTGGTAGCAGTAAGGTTGATGGCTACCTGGGGATCGCTGGAAGGGGCTGACAGCGTTTTAAAAGGCACATCGGATGAGAATGTGCAGCGTAGGTACAACCGCAACCTGAACTTCAGAACCAGCATCAACGAAGTATCGTTGCTGGCAGAGTTCCACCCATTGACATTGTTCATTGATCAGCCTCCTGTTTCTCCATACGTGGTGGCAGGTCTAGGTTATTTCCGTTTCAACCCGCAGGTAAATATTGATGGCAGGTATGTAGATGCCAGGCCACTTCGTACCGAAGGACAAGGTTTCCCGCAGTATAAGGACAGGGACATTTACAATCTTAAGCAGGCAAGTGTGCCGGTGGGTCTTGGTGTAAAATATGACCTCAACGAGATGTTTTCGGTAAGGGTAGAGGCGCTGCACCGCTTTCTTTTTACAGATTACCTGGATGATGTTAGCGGGACCTATATTGACCGCAACCTGTTTAGCCAGAACTTACCGCCGATGCAGGCAGCACAGGCAAATGCTGTTTACGACCTGATGCGTGAAGGTGACCCTGTAGCGGGAAAAAACAGGGGTAATCCGAACAGCAAAGACTCATATATGACCTTTTCGCTGAAGCTCGCCATTACGTTGGGCAGGCAAAGCAGGAGATAAAATTTTTTAAAGGAGAGGAGCGATCTTCTCCTTTTCTTTTTTAGTCATATTCTCAGAAGTTATAAGTACAGGAGAAATTAACTCATTGACGTGTCATCATCTAGCCATCTTCTTATTCTCCATGTAATTGTTCAGCTTTGCAGCTACCACTACAGCTGTCATAGCTCCTAATAGGGCTGTAAAAATTAGATTGAAAAAAGTTGGCTCAGGATGATCGCCTGTAGAAGCATTAATGCTGTAAAAAGATTGATAGATAAAATTGGTTGGCGCTGCTTTGAAATGATACATGCAGATGTTTGGATGAAGATGGCAGTCTACTGCATAATTCACTGTCATAGCTGCCACCACTCCCATTGGGACCAGCAAAACCAATAAGATAATAAGCCTGTACTTCATGGATTATGTGTGGCTAAAATAACATTCTGAATTTAAGCATGAATCCAGGATGAAAGATAAGCTGGTAATTTATGAGCAGGTGATACTGTGCTTCTATTTTCTCAATTAGAAGTTTACCTTCCTCAGCAGTTGGTAAGTTTGCTTTTAGGAACAGCCACGGAACAATCTTTTATATATCTGCCGCATCAATGGATTTTGTAAAGCAATACAGGAATTTTGTCAACAGCCACTATTTTTCTGAAGGGCTGCGGATGACTGCAGGTATACTCATCCCAGCTTTTGTGATGAACCTATTTGATCTGCTGCAGGTTGGAATAGTAATGAGTTTGGGTGCTCTGTGTGTGAGCATCACCGATAGCCCGGGCCCGGTGCATCACCGGCGTAACGGTATGGTGGCTACTACCGGTGCCATTTTCATCATGAGTTTGCTTACCAATGCGGCTAATTTTTCACCAATACTCGTTGGTTTATTACTCACGCTTTCCTCGTTGTTCTTTTCCATGCTGGGGGTGTATGGTGCCAGGCCCGGAGCTGTAGGAGTATCTGCGCTTGTTGTGGTACTACTGCATATGGATGAGTCTGTGCAGGTGCAAATGCCGTTGTTGCAGCAGGCAGCCTTAATAACCGCAGGTGGCGCATGGTATACCTGTTTTAGTTTATTGTTGTACTCTTTCCGGCCATACCGGATGGCACAGCAAACGCTGGGCGAATGGGTACAAACTGTAGCAACTTACCTGCAAACACGGGCGCTGCTGTATAAGAAAGATGTAAACTACCAATCCATCTTTAGTCAACTGCTGCAACAGCAGGGGGCGGTGCAGGAAAAACAAGCTGTTTTGCGCGAACTGCTGCTAAAAGCCCGGCAAATAATAAAAGAGTCTACACCCACCAGCCGGCTATTGCTGATGACGTTTGTAAACGTATCCGACCTGTTTGAAAAGATCATTACCTCTTACTCACGCTATTCAGAGATGCACCGCCAGTTTGATGATACACCCATCCTGGATCATCTGTACGAGCTCATAAAGCAAATGGCTGATCAGCTGGAGGAGATAGGATTAGCCATTAAAAGGGGAGAAGTAACGGGTTTCAATACGCAGTTGTTCGAGCTGGTACAGTGGATAAAAGAAGAGGAGGAAAAGCTGGAAGCCAAAGAAATGCAACCCGGCAACCTGGAGTTATTTCTTAGCCTGCGTAGAACTATCCAGAATGGAGAGGATATTGTGAAGCAGCTGGAGAATATTCAGCATAACCTGCAGAACGGTATACAGCCGAAGGAGCTGGCGCAATTGCCAGGGATAAAGAACCTGGAGAAGTTTGTAGACCGCCAGCCAATCAAATGGCAAACACTGCTGGATAACCTGACTTTGGATTCAGATATTTTCCGACATACAATTCGTTTAACCGTAGCACTGGTAGCGGGTTTTATACTGGCTGAAACATTCTCCATTGGTCATGGTTATTGGATACTTCTTACCATCCTGGTGATCTTAAAGCCTGCGTATAGTTTAACCAAGAAAAGAAACCGCGACAGGCTGATAGGTACCGTATTAGGTGTGCTGCTAGGGCTATTGATATTGCAATTGGTAAAAACAACACCTGCACTATTGGTGATAATGGTGCTGCTGATGGCGGCCAACTTCAGCTTTATGCGCACCAACTATTTTATTAGTGTACTGCTGATGACGCCCTACCTCCTTATCTTTTTCTACTTCCTGCAGCCAGAGAATTTCAGAACACTTTTATCGGATAGAGTAATAGATACAACTATAGGTTCGGTGATTGCATTTGCAGTAAGCTTTTTATTATTTCCTACATGGGAAAAAGATAAAATAAAGCCGCTGATGGTGAAGGCTATGGAAAAGGTGAAGGATTATTTTGCTACCATCACTAGCGGAATATCAGGGGAGGTAACTACTACACAGCAGCGCCTTGCACGAAAAGATGCTTTCATTGCACTGGCCAATGTGTCGGATACTTTTAACCGCATGCTAAATGAGCCAAAGTACAGGCAAAAGCAAACCGAAGAGCTACAGCGGTTTGTCATGCTGTTACACATGCTGGTATCCTATATAGCTACACTGGGATATTATATCCGCTCAAGCCAGCAGCATGATGCCACGCAAATAGTGGTTGCTGCAGCAAAAGAGATACAACAGCTAATGGAAAATATTATAAACCGCTTAAACGGTGAAGTGGTGGAGAATGAAGAAGGGAAATGGCTGCAAAAACTAAACGATCATAGTAATCAGCTACACCGTCAAAGGCAATCGGAGGTGGATAACGGAATGATAGAAACGCCAACTAGAGTTGCATTTTACGAGCTGAAGTCACTGGCGCACCAGTTTAACCTGATACATACATCTGCCGTCAATGTCAAAAAGTTGGCAGATGAACTTAAGCTGGAAGATTAGAATAAAAAAAGAAGGTTGTTTACATCCCGTACTTGTAAAGCAGCTGCTTTAGGTTCAGAAGGTAAACAACCTTTTATGTCTTGCAAGTATTTTACAACTCGTCTTTAGCTATTTTCTTAATGGCTTCTACCAGTTCACCTTTTGTAATCGGTATACCCATGATCTTATTGTAGCCTTTAGCATCTACCAGGTATTTATCACGGATGATCTTTATCAGTTGACCGTTATTGATCTCTGGTATCAATACATGGTCAAAGTTCCTGATGATCTCGCCAAGGTTGCGTGGAAAAGGCCGAAGATAACGCAGGTGCGCATGCGATACTTCCACTCCCTGCTCCTGCAGTTCAGCTACAGCACTTTTAATAGCACCGAATGTACTTCCCCAGCCAAGCACCAGCACTTTACCTTTTTCAGGACCGCTATCAAGCTTCTGCTCTGGAATATAATTCGCAATCTTATCTACTTTCTCTTCCCTGATCTTTACCATCAGCTGGTGGTTGTCCGGGTCGTAGCTAATGTTGCCGGTAATGTTTTGTTTTTCTAAACCACCCACCCTGTGCTCTAAACCAGGTGTGCCTGGTACTGCCCAAGGACGAACAAGTTTTTCATCGCGCCAGTAAGGCATAAACTTCTCCTCGTATGCTCCCAATTCAGTTTTAAATGAAACCGCTATCTCTTGCAGTTCATCAGCAGAAGGAAACTTCCACGGTTCGGCCCCATTGGCAATATATCCATCGCTTAAGAAAATTATTGGCGTCATGTGCTGAACAGAAACACGCACAGCTTCATAGATGGCTTCAAAACAATCACTAGGTGTAGAAGCAGCAATCACTGGCATCGGGCATTCTCCATTGCGGCCATAGTACGCCTGCAGCAGGTCGCTCTGTTCGGTTTTGGTAGGAAGTCCTGTAGATGGTCCGCCACGCTGAATGTTGATGATGATCAGCGGGATTTCAAGCATTACTGCCAGGCCCATTGCTTCAGTTTTTAGCGCCATACCAGGGCCGGATGTAGTGGTAACACCCAATAAACCACCATAGCTGGCACCAATAGCAGAGGTTATAGCTGCTATCTCGTCTTCAGCCTGGAAAGTTTTTATACCGAATGATTTATGCTTGCTTAGTTCGTGCAGTATATCAGAAGCCGGCGTAATAGGATAAGTGCCAAGGAACATTTGCAGCCCGCTTTTTTTAGCAGCGGCTATCAAACCATAGCTCAGCGCCTGGTTTCCCATAATGCTGCGGTAAGTACCTGCTGGCATCCTTGCCTTTTCTACACGGTAGCGGGTGGTAAAGGTTTCAGTAGTGTCAGCATAGTTGAAGCCCGCTTGCAGCGCCCGTATGTTACTTTGAAGTATTGTGTCTTTTTTGCCAAACTTCTCTCTCAGGAAATCGATGGTGTTGTCCATATTGCGGCCATACATCCAATACAGGAAGCCGAGTACAAACATATTCTTTGCACGGTCCTTTTCCTTTGTACCCATTTCGAAGTCTTTCAGCGCTTCGCGTGTAAGTTTGGTTACATCGATCTTGATTAGGTCGTAGTTGGTAAGGCTATTGTCTTCTAAAGGATTAACACCATCCGGGTAGTTTGCAAGACGCAGGTTCTTAGCATCAAAGCCATCTGTATTGGCTATTATCCTTCCGCCTTTCTTCAGGCTTTTCAGGTTCACTTTTAGTGCAGCAGCATTCATAGCTACCAATACATCGCATTCATCGCCCGGAGTGAAAACGCGGTCGCTGCTAAAACGAAGCTGGAAACCACTAACGCCCGGAAGCGTTCCTATTGGAGCACGTATTTCTGCAGGGAAGTCAGGGAAAGTTG
Coding sequences within it:
- a CDS encoding 2-oxoacid:acceptor oxidoreductase subunit alpha, which codes for MSTTEELLQDVVIKFAGDSGDGMQLTGSQFTNSTALLGIDLATFPDFPAEIRAPIGTLPGVSGFQLRFSSDRVFTPGDECDVLVAMNAAALKVNLKSLKKGGRIIANTDGFDAKNLRLANYPDGVNPLEDNSLTNYDLIKIDVTKLTREALKDFEMGTKEKDRAKNMFVLGFLYWMYGRNMDNTIDFLREKFGKKDTILQSNIRALQAGFNYADTTETFTTRYRVEKARMPAGTYRSIMGNQALSYGLIAAAKKSGLQMFLGTYPITPASDILHELSKHKSFGIKTFQAEDEIAAITSAIGASYGGLLGVTTTSGPGMALKTEAMGLAVMLEIPLIIINIQRGGPSTGLPTKTEQSDLLQAYYGRNGECPMPVIAASTPSDCFEAIYEAVRVSVQHMTPIIFLSDGYIANGAEPWKFPSADELQEIAVSFKTELGAYEEKFMPYWRDEKLVRPWAVPGTPGLEHRVGGLEKQNITGNISYDPDNHQLMVKIREEKVDKIANYIPEQKLDSGPEKGKVLVLGWGSTFGAIKSAVAELQEQGVEVSHAHLRYLRPFPRNLGEIIRNFDHVLIPEINNGQLIKIIRDKYLVDAKGYNKIMGIPITKGELVEAIKKIAKDEL
- a CDS encoding FUSC family protein yields the protein MDFVKQYRNFVNSHYFSEGLRMTAGILIPAFVMNLFDLLQVGIVMSLGALCVSITDSPGPVHHRRNGMVATTGAIFIMSLLTNAANFSPILVGLLLTLSSLFFSMLGVYGARPGAVGVSALVVVLLHMDESVQVQMPLLQQAALITAGGAWYTCFSLLLYSFRPYRMAQQTLGEWVQTVATYLQTRALLYKKDVNYQSIFSQLLQQQGAVQEKQAVLRELLLKARQIIKESTPTSRLLLMTFVNVSDLFEKIITSYSRYSEMHRQFDDTPILDHLYELIKQMADQLEEIGLAIKRGEVTGFNTQLFELVQWIKEEEEKLEAKEMQPGNLELFLSLRRTIQNGEDIVKQLENIQHNLQNGIQPKELAQLPGIKNLEKFVDRQPIKWQTLLDNLTLDSDIFRHTIRLTVALVAGFILAETFSIGHGYWILLTILVILKPAYSLTKKRNRDRLIGTVLGVLLGLLILQLVKTTPALLVIMVLLMAANFSFMRTNYFISVLLMTPYLLIFFYFLQPENFRTLLSDRVIDTTIGSVIAFAVSFLLFPTWEKDKIKPLMVKAMEKVKDYFATITSGISGEVTTTQQRLARKDAFIALANVSDTFNRMLNEPKYRQKQTEELQRFVMLLHMLVSYIATLGYYIRSSQQHDATQIVVAAAKEIQQLMENIINRLNGEVVENEEGKWLQKLNDHSNQLHRQRQSEVDNGMIETPTRVAFYELKSLAHQFNLIHTSAVNVKKLADELKLED
- a CDS encoding DUF6089 family protein, with translation MRILKPLLLALLVFSSISSFSQYYYYNDRYYDRDLLFELGGGVGGMNSITDIGGSKSKGGMYINDINLSQTKLSGNIFFGIMYRQLVAVRLMATWGSLEGADSVLKGTSDENVQRRYNRNLNFRTSINEVSLLAEFHPLTLFIDQPPVSPYVVAGLGYFRFNPQVNIDGRYVDARPLRTEGQGFPQYKDRDIYNLKQASVPVGLGVKYDLNEMFSVRVEALHRFLFTDYLDDVSGTYIDRNLFSQNLPPMQAAQANAVYDLMREGDPVAGKNRGNPNSKDSYMTFSLKLAITLGRQSRR